A segment of the Paramisgurnus dabryanus chromosome 5, PD_genome_1.1, whole genome shotgun sequence genome:
TGCTAAATATATTAGCTTCTGCAGAGAGATAGAGAGTGAGAAAAAGCGTTTCCACattcaagttttatttttggaaGCTTAAAGCATTGTGCAAAAATTGGGCAAATATGtaatcaaataaaacatttaataacacAATGACCCAATCTCCGTCAATTTGACCATTTTCTGTTAGGTAGTGCTGTTGCATATCTTCTACAAGGAaagctgttttgtttgtttagtgTAAGATCATGTTTCTTTTTACAGATAACTACGGCAGTTTTTGGGAAGCTATAGCTTTTCAAGCTTAACGCTTGTTGTTATTGAACTATACAGTCATGCTACCATTTGATAAAATAGTAAGGTAcactaaaacacaaaaatatatctACAGTAACTACATTAAAGTTAGGTACAATATTATAACTATACTGCCTGGATAATATTACTCACACTAATGTACCATTAAATTTAATCAAATTTAATGTatcatttaaattacatttttattttctgtaaacatGAGTAATAGAGTGATAAACATGAGTGATTTCTGAACATGAGATGAAGAACTAAAATCACTGTAGTGTAACATTATTAAATTGGGACATAaatccattaacacagtaatgTCAGCaatttataacacttaaaaCTGCTACGTATTGCATAAATTACCTCATACCTGTAAAAGCTCTACTGCTAAACAGCAGGTATCAACAGTCATTAACTTGATGTTAAGACAAACCTCGCCTGAGGGTATTTTTGCGAGAGTACATTCACAAAGCATAATCTTCTGCAAACTTAACTCTGTGAGCCATGCAGGGATTTGTTTTGCATGCATGCCAAAATCCAGATGCTAACAAAATAATAGGAAGACTTTACACAATGTCATAATGCATATACATAAAGCATTTGTCTCCTTTTAGCTATTTCTCTCTCATTCGTCCTCCTTAACTTTGCTGTCATAGGTGCCTTGGCCTTTGAATGCCGAGACGTATCCGCTGGTATCCGGGATGTCCTCCCTCCCCTCGCGGCCTTTTCCTTTTCCTGATGCGTCAAAGCGCTCCTTATGAGAACCAGTATACTTACTGCTGTCTGTTAACCTGTCCACAGCAGCCGCTTTTGCCGCTTTCTATGTAAAGAAAAAGATTGGGTCAGAACATAGAGAAACTCGGTAATTCATCAGTCTGTGCATACTGTGTTTTGATTTGGTGGAACTCACAGTGACACCTATGTTGGCAGGTTCTTTTCCGGCAATGAGTCCATAGAGACTCTGTACTGCCTCCTCCTGGCTTTTCCCTTTAAAACGTTTCGGAGCCAGTTCGGACATGGCTTGAGTAAACTGCTCAAATGTAATGACACGTGCTGACTTAGCCCTAAAGCACACAAACATTAATGTCAATGTAACGCTAACAATATTTATTCAGGATGGCAAATCGTTTGAGAGAAAGATGAATGGTGGAGCTTAAATACTGTTAAAGACCAGATGAAATGGCTTGACAAGCACAGTGGTTTCCTATGTTGACATATTTCCCATTAAAATCAGGAGTTGGCAAGCACTCTAAAAACTGTTCTTAATGTTGGTTAACTGTTGGATAGAACACACCGTTGAGTTTAAatttacccaatgctgggttgtacCCAGAGTAATTTTTTCCAGTTATGTGTCCTGTTTAGTATTTTCCAGCATGAATTAAATACATCTCAAAATTTTTTTAGAGTATGGGTGTCAGGATTCTGTCAGAgtcttgtcttgttttaatgtctAGTTCAATTTGACAGGATTCTGACAGTACCATGTTCTGTGTGGGAACACGTGGCCATGGTGTGTTGAAATCAGGCCACGTGTTTTCCTTGTCTCGTCTCTTTTACCCCACTCCCTTGTCATTCTCATTGGTTTTGATTGTTTGATCCctatcacctgttcccctcttgatttacTCCCTTATTTAAAGCCCTTGTGTTTCTTGTCCTGTGTTCATTCGTTTTGTAAATTGCTGTTGAAGTCAAGTGTACCAATCCCATTTCAAGTCTAGTTGAGTGTTAAGTCTGTCCAGTGATGCTAAGCTGCTCCTGAAAGGATGCTGAAGGGTTTATCTGTCCCCTGTTCCTGACAATGGGGcgtattaaatattttttaataataggTAATAGTATGAACTTTGCTTATTGATTACTGGTAGTAGGTGATATTAGGGAGAAATAAAATTTACAACTTGCAGTGCAttggataaaaaaaaacaacaattggTTAAAATGTCCCAGCattttgagttgaaacaactcggcatacactctaaaaaattctTGCATTTTGATGTAACCCTAATCCTAACTTGATgcaaatttttaagtttaatcaacttgaattacaattaatttaaactttcttAGTGAAGAGTTGCTATTAATTAAagataaacatttatatattagCTTAAgatatttcaactttattttttataatttataggaactcctcactagtcaagaatgtttaaattactgtaattttaagtttaaataatATGGTTTAAGTTGAAATACAACTCAATGGGTTGGGGTTGTcccttttttgacccaatgctggacTAAGTGTTAGAGGCTCAGTTTTAATATCGCCAACATTAAGGAGAatgttaaaggtgccaaagaatgcattaatACAATATGTTACATTGTTCTCTGATACCCATAGAAGGCATGTGAGTTTATTAGGGGCAAAAATAATCTAGAAACAGTTGTACATCACGgttgtccatttacaaccctaggatttgtcttgtaaaatgaaatggtctattatcaCCTTATTTaaaaagggtcatgaataattgtgttaagctctgctctgattggctgtttctcagagcaatTCATTTCAAttgctctgtgtgtgtttgtgtgcaaacaggccttatgtttgagcctgtattatacaaaaatacagattttgatgATTAATcaattgttaatggacgtttcttttttttttttggattttgcatattacagtatacatacaagAATATAtaattgttaatggacgtttctgagtgttAAGGTTGTTTTTTTCAATATGGACCAAATCCAAcggtaacgtcaatagtagaacttcagcctaaacgctagcatatagcattaactagcatatagcgctaactcagcagtaaaaacttttaattaattgaatgtgtaatttaatgttggggtcATACATCACAACTGTAACATAACAGTCGGTGTTAtattgagattggcctgttttttAGTAGTCTTCTGTTTGCACAAGAAGAaggaggtttacataagaaggaggaaacaatagTGTTTGAGACTCACAATATATCATTACCATGTAAgtatcattatttatttatgcctCGGTAAATAGTTTTccattctacggcacctttaaggTTCAGATGACATTTATGCAACAAACATGTACTGAAAGATACACAAAGCTAATTTCTTTGTGTCTTTACAACACGGGGGTCATAATGAACACAATCATACTTGACTTTGCTGAAGACGATATCCACATCTGTGCTGGTGACGTTTTTTCCGTCGATGACCTTGCAGTCCTTACACAGCTTAACAAAGTTTTTCCCGTTCATCTCCTTCCCTGTCGCCTTGGTGTCTCCATGAACTGCAAATTTACGGAATGAAGTCTCAATTTCTCCCAGCGAAACCTCACCTGCACCCTCAGCCATGTTGGCAGATTACACCGTCTAAGAGGgggaaataaagaaataaaaagaaaatgagAGGCAGAAAGTGGTTTTGAATGTGTAGTTTCATTCAGTTGGATTATAATGATGTCTGCAGGATTACTGTTCCTTGCTCACAAATATGTTCATTTACTCCATTAGGAGAACTGACAGCTTCATGTCCACATACACACAACCAAAAGTACACTAAATacacactcacaaacacacaaatgtatAATACTCACACTAAAAGCTGTAATTCAATAATAGCCCACTTAACTAAATTAGCTCCCTCTCCTTCACTGTATGTCTCATACTGTTACGCTCCCATATCGGGGTATTTGTAATCCCTAAAAGCGTCATCTATAACCGAATGGAGCACTGCGTTAGCTATTATAATCAGAATGATCAAATAGAACTACATTAAGTCAAATATGCATGAAAGTATAATGTAAACAGGAAAATAAAAAAGCACAGGCAAAACGTGTTTACACATTATTTGACATAAATATAATATTTGCTGAATATGTATTCAAAGGCTGCATAtatgcaaaatattatttttaaactcTACTTATAAACAAGACTACATCTAACTATATTCCATGCATAGATTCCTTGGGTGGCTTTGTAGTTAGAGCATCGATACTTTTGGATGGATGTCTGGTAGATAAatcggagagagagagagagagagagagagagagagagagagagagagagagagagagagaggcctACCTGCGAGAAGTGGATGATCTTGGGTACTGATGCTAAGCTGCTCCTGAAAGGATGCTGAAGGGTGTGTGTTTCGTGCTCCTCACTGCTCCTCCTAACCGTGTGTATGGGGTGGGGGGGggcttgtgtttgtgtgtctaccCTGTTCTTGCTTCTTCCTGTGTGTGTACGATGACGTGAGACAGAGGGGAGGAGAGAGCACAGCCCAGTACTAATAATGACATCACTCTCATctcactctctcactctctcactcactctcgCTCTCTTTTTCTCTACCAAATGTCCTCTTCTTCAATCTTTTCATTCTCTACTTATTCTTCCACATCGCTGCCTAGATATGCCTCATTGCATCTTTGTTTTGGTTTTTCTCTACTGCCACACCCATCAGATGGTACAGCAGTTTTAGCATTCAAAAgtgaatttaaataaatccaGTGGACTTTTACTTCAACACAAGCACAAACTGAAACATGCACACAGATATAAACATCTATGTGCAAATTGTATGCACAACAGACACTATCAAGTAAGTATCTCTTAATAGCAACTCTTTGTATTATGGCAACACACGTGTACTTAATAAACCCTAACAATGTCTAGCATGCAAGCTTGATTTAAATGATGCTTAATATGCCAACACATACCAGTAGAGACCTACAGAGACTATTACAGTTTCCAttaaaaccaataaaattcTAAAGAATATAAACAAATTCAAAAGAATATCAGGGATGGTTTCTGTTGTTGTTTAGCATGGGCTTCATGTAAAAGCATGCTaactttatgttaaaatttgctagcatcatgctaaatcatgttagcatcatgctaaaacatgccagtatattttttaatcatGCTATAATCGTGTTAAAACATAGCACCATTTTAGGCTATTTTGGCCcaagttttgccattgcaagccCCACTTagggtaaaataaaaaattaaaaacgtTTTATTATACTGCAAGCAAAACATGATTTGACTGATTTATGTACATTTGCAATTTAAAAGATACTTTAAGTTTGTTACTGCCATGTTTCACTGTATTTGTACTATAAGGAAATTTACAAATACAGACTTGTACAAACACATGCTGGCATTTCTATTGTTACAAGTACTTTTTATTGACATCATTTGTATTTATAAAGCTAATGTTGCCACTTGCTCTAATGGGTTGAATGAGACACATTATGTTTTTAGCATTAGAGAATGGGATTCAGTGACCTCCTACAACACTCACACATACAGCAGCTCACTTACTGGCAACAAAACCCACAAAGATAAAGACCCACTCACAAAAACCCACTATTTCCTGAGAATACTGAAACAATTAGCCTCAGACACAGAGGCAATAAAACTCCCCCTACAGCATGCTGGAAATAGCAACACATCCATTAGTTACCAAATGGATGCTtaaggtttttaaaaatattccaAACAAGCCTGACAGATTGTCAAAAAAGAATATAAAATTTCTGCGTTTTAAAAATAAGTAGTGGAACAGTATAAGAAACAACTGTTAAATAATTATAAGAGTATCCAGAAATGTTACTGATTTGCATCTTTTCTCTAAAATTGGGAGCTCAGCTTCTTTTGTCTTACAGTACTTACCTATACAGTTTTCTTACAGTTTTACTTGATTGCTTTGATGCAGCCGTCAACTCaaacttcacatttttaaaacagtTAACACACAGGCCTAAACAGTGCCACTCATGGTCAAAATGACCCATTTTGTTTACAAAAGATTCTAACTGtgccaaaacatttaaaatatgcaacaacagcaaaatttGCCTCTAAACAACAGAACTTGCACACACGTGTATGAGTGTTTTCAGTCAATCATTACACAGTGgacaacaaaatacaaaacacatGTAACAGTCCATGTAGCCTATTGCCAGTGCCACTCGTTGTCTTTCTATATAGGCTGTGTCAAATTTGCCTTTTTGCAAAGAATAGGTTCCAGAATAAAAAATGCTTTGATAAATTTTTTTGACATGGTGTCTGAAAACTgaaatactgtaaatattaCAGAGGATACATgtaaaccaaaatacagtaaaatcTATTGGAGTATAAGACATAGCCACTATTGATACCCAGTCTCGTCTTGACAATGGGGCCACATGTCCTCATCCACATCACATTCCATATCATCTCTTGCAATGCACCTAGGGAAAAATCTTCTTGTGTGCCTTATCCAACCTTGACATTCCTCTGCACCTACAGTATTTCTTGGGCAGCAGCAGTCATTGCAAGGGCATTTGCTCATAGGGATGGTGATCATAAACCTTCCAACTCCAAGCACTGAAGAACTCCTCTATGGGATTCAAAAATGGGAATGCTGGGAGGAACAGCATCATCATACAAGGGTGTACACCAAACCACTTATTGACAAGGCGAGAGCGGTGGAACGCCTTTGGCCTCAATCCATGCTGGCAAAGAAcaacattgcacctttaaaaggCCTGCAGACTGATTGTTATTTGAAGATTTGTGTGAAGGAGTGTCAAACAGGTGCTTCAGTGATTTCGTACTGATCTGGGTAGTTTCTAATAGTTTGGAATAGATGGTTTCTGTTTGGTTACCTAAGCTAAAACAATGGATGACATCCATGTTATCCGTTTCGCAAAAGGGTGGGAAAAATGTGTCAATCCAACAAGAAAGAGTTAACACATTTGCAAGACGTGTTTTCTGCTCTGCTGAGATAGTGATGATGAAAACAAATATGTTGATTGAAACATATTGcagaaaactaaaataaaatacttaatgcaaa
Coding sequences within it:
- the tppp2 gene encoding tubulin polymerization-promoting protein family member 2, which codes for MAEGAGEVSLGEIETSFRKFAVHGDTKATGKEMNGKNFVKLCKDCKVIDGKNVTSTDVDIVFSKVKAKSARVITFEQFTQAMSELAPKRFKGKSQEEAVQSLYGLIAGKEPANIGVTKAAKAAAVDRLTDSSKYTGSHKERFDASGKGKGREGREDIPDTSGYVSAFKGQGTYDSKVKEDE